From Anopheles funestus chromosome 3RL, idAnoFuneDA-416_04, whole genome shotgun sequence, a single genomic window includes:
- the LOC125772102 gene encoding flexible cuticle protein 12-like has product MKTIIAFAFVVALALAAPLDDSKNAQILKYENDNIGVDGYKFAFETSDGHQRQEQAELKKLGDDVEALVVRGSYSFTGDDGQVYTVNYVADENGFQPEGAHLPTV; this is encoded by the exons ATGAAAACCATCATTGCTTTCGCTTTCGTCGTCGCCCTGGCCCTGGCTGCTCCCCTGGATGACTCCAAGAACGCCCAGATCCTGAAGTACGAGAACGACAACATCGGCGTCGATGGATACAAGTTCGC CTTCGAAACCAGCGATGGACACCAGCGTCAGGAGCAGGCCGAGCTGAAGAAGCTGGGCGATGATGTGGAAGCACTGGTCGTCCGTGGATCGTACTCGTTCACCGGTGACGATGGTCAGGTGTACACCGTCAACTATGTTGCTGACGAGAACGGATTCCAGCCGGAAGGTGCCCATCTGCCCACGGTTTAA
- the LOC125772100 gene encoding protein lethal(3)malignant blood neoplasm 1, translating to METRVLIIILLLLTMVRAASKYYDGPIRPYEFGFNIEGHQHRKESKDKNGIIMGEFGFITADNVYHVTVYATDEDGNFKIVSMKNYKLGPTTPPPAPPSTTTTTTTSAPTTTSTTPQPFRIITTAKSFVPLTTPKPSNVATCSGCKIPEPPMTTTQPPLPETSTLYVPPFKIVNKNDLETVGGKAMRGSMMTTTSATVSGTEPPQDVPQKLVEKSDRDAPGRPEAGGGSNVNAASNATAGDRNQPTRVGNKSNEQSSTERKTPKEQNTQSHSRSERPSKDDRTTAKKDKDDPMKLIEIHTANMIQHILNGLLYRFNYTAGYHGHHEQGDRQGNKEGGYYSIGRDGIRRGVSYKANEFGFQPHIKFEKVSPEETPREETEKQAGLKGFDFKWFYGS from the exons ATGGAAACCAGGGTTTTg ATAATCATTCTGCTGCTCTTAACGATGGTACGGGCAGCGTCCAAATACTACGATGGCCCCATACGTCCGTACGagtttggatttaacatcgaAGGACATCAGCACAGGAAGGAATCCAAAG ATAAAAACGGAATCATTATGGGCGAGTTCGGGTTCATTACCGCCGATAATGTCTACCATGTCACGGTGTATGCCACCGACGAGGACGGTAACTTTAAGATTGTCAGCATGAAAAACTATAAACTAGGCCCAACCACACCACCCCCGGCACCACCATCGACGACGACCACCACTACTACGTCCGCTCCAACGACCACATCGACGACTCCCCAACCATTTCGCATAATCACCACCGCCAAATCGTTCGTTCCACTCACCACACCGAAACCATCCAATGTGGCGACCTGCTCGGGATGCAAAATTCCCGAACCACCTATGACCACAACGCAACCACCACTGCCCGAAACCAGTACACTGTATGTGCCACCATTTAAAATCGTCAATAAGAACGACCTTGAGACGGTGGGTGGTAAAGCCATGCGCGGTTCGATGATGACCACGACCTCCGCTACGGTGAGTGGAACCGAACCGCCTCAAGATGTGCCCCAGAAGTTGGTGGAGAAATCGGACAGGGATGCACCGGGTCGTCCAGAAGCAGGTGGTGGTTCGAACGTAAATGCAGCCAGCAATGCAACAGCAGGTGATCGAAACCAACCGACGAGGGTGGGCAACAAATCGAATGAGCAGTCAAGCACAGAACGGaaaacgcctaaag AACAAAATACACAATCCCATTCACGATCCGAAAGACCCAGCAAGGATGATAGAACCACTGCTAAGAAAGATAAAGACGATCCCATGAAGTTGATTGAGATACACACTGCCAATATGATCCAGCACATCCTAAATGGGCTGCTCTATCGGTTCAACTACACCGCTGGATATCACGGTCATCACGAGCAGGGCGATCGGCAAGGAAATAAGGAGGGTGGCTACTATTCGATCGGTCGCGACGGTATTCGACGGGGCGTTAGCTATAAGGCGAATGAGTTCGGCTTCCAGCCACACATTAAGTTCGAGAAGGTTAGCCCAGAGGAAACGCCACGAGAGGAAACGGAAAAGCAGGCCGGTTTGAAAGGATTCGACTTCAAGTGGTTCTATGGTTCGTAA
- the LOC125772101 gene encoding endocuticle structural glycoprotein SgAbd-5-like, whose product MKTLIVFALIAIVAVAANQNAKLLRYDNVQDGDSSYKFAFESDDGISRQEQGELKTEEEGMNVQGNFKFVADDGKEYVVQYVADSQGFHPEGDHIPREYVENVPSL is encoded by the exons ATGAAGACTCTGATCGTGTTTGCCCTGATCGCCATCGTGGCCGTTGCTGCCAACCAGAACGCCAAGCTTCTCCGATACGACAACGTACAGGACGGTGATTCAAGCTACAAATTTGC GTTCGAATCGGATGATGGCATCTCCCGCCAGGAGCAGGGTGAGCTTAAGACCGAAGAGGAGGGCATGAACGTGCAGGGTAACTTCAAGTttgttgctgatgatggtaaGGAGTATGTGGTGCAATATGTGGCCGACAGCCAGGGCTTCCATCCGGAGGGTGATCACATCCCGAGGGAGTACGTGGAGAATGTGCCCAGCCTGTAA